In Microbulbifer salipaludis, a genomic segment contains:
- the galU gene encoding UTP--glucose-1-phosphate uridylyltransferase GalU: MTAVKKAVIPVAGLGTRMLPATKAIPKEMLPIVDKPLIQYVVNEAVKAGIKEIVLVTHASKNAITNHFDTSFELEAQLENRLKRQLLDEVRAIIPRDVTVISVRQAEAKGLGHAIACARPVVGDNPFAVLLPDVLVDEYAADLTNTNLAAMVRNFEQTGASQIMVESVDWEDVSKYGVVDCLGADLKVGGVAKIDGMVEKPSVDAAPSNMAVVGRYVLPAEIWFLLDQTQPGAGGEIQLTDAIDELLKVQQVDAYRIVGHSHDCGNKLGYMKAQFEYGLHHPDIGAGLQEFLTKQKPRVEAVA; the protein is encoded by the coding sequence ATGACCGCAGTCAAAAAAGCAGTCATCCCTGTTGCGGGTTTGGGGACCCGCATGTTGCCCGCCACCAAGGCCATCCCGAAAGAGATGCTGCCGATCGTGGACAAGCCGCTGATCCAGTACGTGGTAAATGAAGCGGTCAAAGCCGGGATCAAGGAAATTGTCCTGGTCACCCACGCCAGTAAAAACGCCATCACCAATCACTTTGACACCTCCTTCGAACTGGAAGCCCAGCTGGAAAATCGCCTCAAGCGCCAGCTGCTGGACGAAGTGCGCGCGATCATCCCGCGTGATGTCACCGTGATTTCCGTGCGCCAGGCAGAGGCGAAGGGCCTCGGTCATGCCATTGCCTGCGCCCGTCCGGTGGTTGGCGACAACCCCTTCGCGGTGCTGTTGCCCGACGTGCTGGTGGATGAATACGCCGCCGATCTCACCAACACCAATCTCGCGGCCATGGTGCGTAACTTTGAGCAAACCGGTGCCAGCCAGATCATGGTGGAATCCGTCGACTGGGAAGATGTGAGCAAATACGGTGTGGTGGACTGCTTGGGTGCAGATCTCAAGGTGGGTGGTGTTGCCAAGATCGACGGCATGGTAGAAAAGCCCAGCGTCGATGCCGCCCCCTCCAACATGGCCGTGGTTGGCCGCTATGTTTTGCCGGCGGAAATCTGGTTCCTGCTGGATCAAACCCAGCCGGGAGCCGGTGGCGAAATCCAGCTGACCGATGCCATTGATGAGCTGCTAAAAGTCCAGCAGGTAGATGCCTACCGCATTGTTGGCCACAGTCACGATTGCGGCAACAAGCTGGGTTACATGAAGGCCCAGTTCGAGTACGGCCTGCACCACCCGGATATTGGTGCCGGACTGCAAGAGTTCCTGACCAAACAGAAGCCACGGGTCGAAGCCGTCGCTTGA
- the rfbD gene encoding dTDP-4-dehydrorhamnose reductase: MKILITGKNGQLGKQLQQRAPSDTTVVAHGRDTLDIANKEQVFAVLTREQPQVVINAAAYTAVDKAESDSEQAHLINARGPENLALACRELGIRLIHVSTDFVFDGEQSRPYRAQDIRSPLGVYGASKARGEEAVEAILPEAIIVRTAWVYNREGGNFVTTMLRLMRERDQLGVVADQIGTPTWAGTLAENIYGLVANQEARGIYHCTDAGVASWYDFAVAIYEEGMSAGLLPKGRQVNIAPIATTDYPTPAARPSYSVLDKSRLAEDTGQALQHWRQVLRSVLNSAEL, from the coding sequence ATGAAAATTCTCATCACCGGTAAAAACGGTCAGCTCGGTAAGCAGTTGCAGCAGCGAGCTCCTAGTGATACCACGGTCGTTGCCCATGGCCGCGACACGCTGGATATCGCCAATAAAGAGCAGGTCTTTGCCGTTCTCACGCGGGAGCAGCCGCAGGTTGTTATCAACGCCGCGGCCTACACGGCCGTGGATAAAGCGGAGTCCGATAGCGAACAGGCACACCTGATTAACGCGCGCGGCCCGGAAAACCTGGCTCTGGCCTGCCGCGAGCTGGGCATTCGCCTGATCCACGTTTCCACCGACTTCGTGTTCGACGGCGAGCAGTCCCGACCATACCGGGCACAAGATATAAGAAGCCCGCTGGGTGTATACGGCGCAAGCAAGGCTCGCGGCGAAGAGGCGGTCGAAGCCATACTGCCCGAAGCCATCATCGTGCGTACCGCCTGGGTCTACAATCGCGAGGGTGGCAACTTTGTCACCACCATGCTGCGCTTGATGCGGGAGCGCGACCAGCTGGGTGTGGTGGCCGACCAAATCGGCACACCGACTTGGGCTGGCACCCTGGCGGAGAACATTTACGGGCTGGTAGCAAACCAAGAAGCTCGTGGTATTTATCACTGTACCGACGCCGGCGTCGCCAGCTGGTACGACTTCGCCGTAGCTATTTACGAAGAAGGCATGAGTGCAGGCCTGTTGCCGAAAGGGCGGCAGGTCAATATCGCCCCCATTGCCACCACCGACTACCCAACCCCGGCCGCGCGCCCGTCCTACAGTGTTCTGGACAAGTCCCGGTTGGCAGAAGATACCGGCCAGGCACTACAGCACTGGCGCCAGGTATTAAGGTCTGTCCTCAATTCAGCGGAACTGTAA
- the dusA gene encoding tRNA dihydrouridine(20/20a) synthase DusA, whose protein sequence is MSESSPSSTAPTPITAGTATAVSHRFCTAPLMDWSDRHCRYFWRQFSQHALLYTEMVTTGAILFGDQQSHLDFNVEEQPVALQLGGSDPQDLARCAEIAERWGYSEVNLNCGCPSDRVKKGRFGACLMAEPDLVAECLGAMQSAVSIPVTVKHRIGIDDMEDYPGLTRFVEAQAQAGITTFIVHARKAWLNGLSPKENREVPPLKYEMVYQLKQDFPELEIVLNGGINTLDECREHLQQLDGVMLGRAAYQTPGLLAGVDAALFDGEPGPTPAEVVRNMLPYIERELSRGQRLNHITRHMMGLFQGVPGARRFRRHLSEHAHTAGAGPEVLEHALALVTQAA, encoded by the coding sequence ATGTCCGAATCTTCCCCATCCTCAACTGCCCCCACCCCCATCACCGCGGGTACGGCAACGGCTGTTTCGCACCGCTTCTGCACCGCACCTCTGATGGACTGGAGCGACCGTCACTGCCGTTATTTCTGGCGGCAGTTCAGCCAGCACGCCCTGCTCTACACCGAAATGGTCACCACCGGCGCCATTCTGTTTGGCGACCAGCAGAGTCACCTGGATTTCAATGTGGAAGAACAGCCGGTGGCGCTGCAATTGGGTGGCAGTGATCCGCAGGACCTGGCGCGCTGCGCGGAAATTGCCGAGCGCTGGGGTTACAGCGAAGTGAACCTGAACTGCGGCTGCCCCAGTGACCGGGTGAAAAAAGGACGCTTCGGTGCCTGCCTGATGGCAGAGCCGGACCTGGTTGCGGAGTGCCTGGGAGCGATGCAGAGTGCGGTATCGATACCCGTCACCGTGAAGCACCGTATCGGTATTGACGATATGGAGGACTACCCGGGGCTCACGCGCTTTGTGGAAGCGCAGGCACAGGCCGGCATCACTACGTTTATTGTGCATGCGCGCAAGGCCTGGCTGAACGGCTTGAGCCCCAAGGAAAATCGTGAAGTGCCGCCACTGAAGTACGAGATGGTGTACCAGCTGAAGCAGGATTTCCCCGAGCTGGAAATTGTCCTCAATGGCGGCATTAACACACTGGATGAGTGTCGCGAACATCTGCAACAACTGGATGGTGTTATGCTCGGGCGCGCGGCATACCAGACGCCGGGGCTGCTCGCCGGGGTGGATGCCGCACTGTTTGACGGTGAACCCGGGCCAACACCCGCCGAAGTGGTACGCAACATGCTGCCGTACATCGAGCGGGAACTGTCGCGCGGCCAGCGCCTGAATCATATTACCCGACACATGATGGGGCTGTTCCAGGGCGTACCGGGGGCACGGCGCTTCCGCCGACACCTGAGTGAGCACGCACATACCGCAGGTGCGGGGCCGGAAGTACTGGAACACGCTTTGGCGCTGGTCACGCAAGCCGCCTGA
- a CDS encoding glycerol-3-phosphate dehydrogenase/oxidase, with the protein MSTEYDVLVVGAGIQGAGVAEALTAAGHRVAILEQESVAYGTSSRSSKLIHGGLRYLESGQISLVYECLKERRWLLANKPDLVHMVPFLIPVYRHSRRPSWKIRLGLSLYALLSGLFSSYARFRSVNTQDYDALCGLNSDDLLAVYRYYDAQTDDAALTREVIQTAVRGGAELLCPASLVGAEVTDKFVRVDYFHDGQLNTLHCRALVNCSGPWIEETNSKCTPSAKLPPLELVAGTHIQVPLKLANKIFYVEAEDGRAVFVMPWQGETLIGTTERPYHGDPAEVAPTLEEKAYLLRTLKQYFPETRPLQLSDLSDSWAGLRVLPHASDNPFSRSRETMICTDNPKCPRIVAVAGGKLTSYRATARSVVKKLRPLLASKADWVAPPATQASGTREDAKERNL; encoded by the coding sequence ATGTCTACGGAATATGATGTGCTGGTGGTCGGTGCCGGTATTCAGGGTGCCGGTGTCGCGGAGGCGCTGACAGCCGCCGGGCACCGGGTGGCCATTCTGGAACAGGAATCTGTGGCCTACGGCACTTCTTCGCGCTCCTCCAAACTGATTCACGGCGGGCTGCGCTATCTGGAGAGCGGGCAAATCTCGCTGGTTTACGAGTGCCTGAAAGAGCGCCGCTGGCTACTGGCCAACAAGCCGGACCTGGTACACATGGTGCCCTTCCTGATCCCGGTGTACCGGCACAGCCGCCGCCCAAGCTGGAAGATACGCCTGGGCCTCAGCCTCTACGCGCTGCTTTCCGGGCTGTTTTCCTCCTACGCCCGCTTCCGCTCGGTAAACACCCAGGATTACGACGCCCTGTGCGGGCTCAACAGCGACGATTTGCTGGCGGTGTACCGCTACTACGATGCGCAAACCGACGATGCCGCGCTGACCCGAGAGGTCATCCAGACCGCGGTGCGCGGTGGCGCCGAGCTACTCTGCCCCGCTAGCCTGGTGGGTGCGGAGGTGACTGACAAGTTCGTACGGGTTGATTACTTCCACGACGGCCAGCTCAACACCCTTCACTGCCGTGCGCTGGTGAACTGCAGTGGGCCCTGGATCGAAGAGACCAACAGCAAGTGCACACCCAGCGCGAAGCTGCCACCACTCGAGCTGGTTGCCGGTACCCATATTCAGGTACCACTAAAACTCGCCAATAAAATATTTTATGTGGAGGCGGAAGACGGCCGAGCGGTGTTCGTGATGCCGTGGCAGGGTGAAACCCTGATTGGCACCACCGAACGCCCCTACCACGGCGATCCCGCCGAGGTGGCCCCCACGCTGGAAGAAAAAGCCTACCTGCTGCGCACACTGAAGCAGTACTTCCCGGAGACACGACCGCTGCAGTTAAGTGACCTGAGCGACAGCTGGGCGGGGCTGCGGGTGCTGCCGCACGCCAGCGACAATCCCTTTTCCCGCAGTCGCGAGACCATGATCTGCACCGACAACCCCAAGTGCCCACGGATCGTCGCGGTGGCCGGAGGCAAGCTCACCAGTTACCGCGCTACCGCGCGCAGTGTGGTAAAAAAACTGCGCCCGCTGCTGGCGAGTAAAGCCGACTGGGTAGCGCCACCCGCCACCCAGGCATCCGGTACCCGCGAGGACGCCAAAGAGCGCAACCTGTGA
- the rfbA gene encoding glucose-1-phosphate thymidylyltransferase RfbA: protein MEIVNTNRKAIILAGGSGTRLYPLTKGVSKQLMAVYDKPMIYYPLTTLMMAGIRDILIITTPEEQSLFQKLLEDGSQWGINLTYAVQPSPDGLAQAFLIGREHVGNNPSALVLGDNIYYAERFNEVLKSADQRTEGATVFGYHVADPRAYGVAEFDDAGKVISIEEKPTQPKSNYAVTGLYFYDNQVCDLAREIKPSHRGELEITDLNRMYLEQGKLHVELMGRGSAWLDTGTHDNLLEAAQFVQTIERRQGLKIACPEEVAFRKGFIDAELLEKQAQPLMKSGYGEYLMQLIADSQRDPRFAR, encoded by the coding sequence ATGGAAATAGTGAATACAAATAGAAAAGCAATCATCCTCGCGGGCGGTTCCGGCACCCGGCTATACCCGCTGACCAAAGGTGTCAGCAAGCAGCTCATGGCGGTGTACGACAAGCCGATGATCTATTACCCGCTCACCACCCTGATGATGGCGGGCATCCGAGATATTCTGATTATCACCACGCCGGAAGAGCAGTCGCTGTTCCAGAAGCTGCTGGAAGATGGCAGCCAGTGGGGTATCAACCTTACCTATGCAGTGCAGCCCTCCCCAGACGGCCTGGCCCAGGCGTTCCTGATCGGCCGTGAGCACGTGGGCAACAATCCCAGCGCATTGGTACTGGGCGACAATATCTACTACGCAGAGCGTTTTAACGAAGTCCTGAAAAGCGCTGACCAGCGCACCGAGGGTGCCACAGTCTTCGGATACCATGTCGCCGATCCCCGCGCCTACGGGGTGGCCGAGTTTGATGATGCAGGCAAGGTCATCAGCATCGAAGAGAAGCCCACGCAGCCGAAGTCCAACTACGCCGTGACCGGCCTCTACTTCTACGACAATCAGGTGTGCGACCTGGCGCGGGAGATCAAACCCAGCCACCGTGGTGAGCTCGAAATTACCGACCTCAACCGCATGTACCTGGAGCAGGGCAAGCTGCACGTCGAGCTGATGGGGCGCGGCTCCGCCTGGCTGGACACCGGTACCCACGATAACCTGCTGGAAGCTGCTCAATTTGTGCAAACCATTGAGCGTCGCCAGGGCCTGAAAATCGCCTGCCCGGAAGAGGTTGCGTTCCGTAAAGGTTTTATTGATGCAGAGTTGCTGGAAAAGCAGGCGCAGCCTTTGATGAAAAGCGGCTACGGCGAATACCTGATGCAGCTGATTGCTGATTCCCAGCGCGACCCCAGGTTTGCACGTTGA
- a CDS encoding glycerophosphodiester phosphodiesterase family protein, with product MLIAHLGDKIHHPENTLAAFEGAHGLGACAIATEVQFSKDRTAWCCAGEGMDFVQAGISTPLHHLKDRDLKALPLSSFQQLVDWASRHRHLEWFVELNPQTLSHMGAEAAIRALRDEISGCTDAFVILASDLRSLRLARNLGFYQVALRVPSVARCLSADVVTLAPDFLFIDHTTVDCQELPPGPWQWVVQEINTAQGAVHWHHRGAHHILTGNLPLLMRSREASNVYGI from the coding sequence ATGCTGATTGCGCATTTAGGCGACAAAATTCACCACCCGGAAAATACCCTTGCCGCCTTCGAGGGCGCACATGGTCTCGGTGCCTGCGCCATTGCCACCGAGGTACAGTTCAGCAAGGACCGCACGGCCTGGTGCTGTGCCGGCGAGGGAATGGACTTTGTTCAGGCGGGCATTTCGACGCCGCTCCACCACCTGAAAGACCGTGACCTCAAGGCACTGCCCCTCAGCAGCTTTCAGCAGCTGGTGGACTGGGCCAGCCGCCACCGGCACCTGGAGTGGTTTGTGGAATTGAACCCGCAAACCTTGTCGCATATGGGTGCGGAGGCGGCGATCCGTGCGCTGCGCGATGAAATTTCCGGCTGTACCGATGCGTTCGTAATCCTGGCGTCCGACCTGCGCAGCCTGCGGCTTGCCCGCAACCTGGGCTTCTATCAGGTGGCCCTGCGCGTGCCGAGTGTTGCGCGCTGCCTTTCTGCCGATGTCGTCACGCTGGCGCCAGACTTCCTGTTTATCGACCACACAACGGTCGATTGCCAGGAGCTGCCGCCGGGTCCCTGGCAGTGGGTCGTGCAGGAGATCAATACCGCGCAGGGGGCGGTGCATTGGCACCATCGTGGTGCACACCACATCCTTACGGGCAATCTGCCGCTGTTGATGCGCTCCCGGGAGGCCAGTAATGTCTACGGAATATGA
- the gltX gene encoding glutamate--tRNA ligase, whose protein sequence is MTVRTRIAPSPTGDPHVGTAYIALFNQCFAQAQGGQFVLRIEDTDQARSTPESEQAILDSLRWLGLDWQEGPDVGGPHGPYRQSERGDIYKQYCDELVAKGHAFHCYRTAEELDQLRAQLQESGKVTLKPSDLALPAEEVEKRKAAGEPYVVRMNVPESGTCVVEDLLRGTIEIDWAQVDAQVLLKSDGMPTYHLANVVDDHLMEITHVLRGEEWINSAPKHKLLYEYFGWEMPVLCHLPLLRNPDKTKLSKRKNPTSILYYQRAGFMPEALLNYLGRMGWSMPDESEKFTLAEMLAHFDIQRVSLGGPVFDVEKLSWLNGLWIRELEDEQLADRLQQWLLNRENLLKVLPQAKGRMETFGDFLPLVSFLASGKLPLSEESFAGNKLALDDQKKLLQFTLWRLEALRSWSKDTIFATVKELSNQMDIKLKDFNAPLFVAISGTTASFSVMDAMELLGPDLSRARLRQAVEVLGGAGKKVLKRWEKEFASLG, encoded by the coding sequence ATGACCGTAAGAACCCGTATCGCGCCATCTCCCACCGGTGATCCCCACGTAGGTACTGCCTATATTGCCCTGTTCAACCAGTGTTTCGCCCAGGCCCAGGGTGGCCAGTTTGTACTGCGTATCGAAGATACCGACCAGGCGCGCAGCACCCCGGAATCCGAGCAGGCGATCCTCGACAGTCTGCGCTGGCTGGGGCTCGACTGGCAGGAGGGCCCGGATGTGGGCGGTCCGCACGGCCCCTACCGCCAGAGCGAGCGCGGCGACATCTACAAGCAGTACTGTGACGAGCTGGTCGCCAAAGGCCACGCCTTTCATTGCTACCGCACTGCGGAAGAATTAGATCAATTGCGCGCGCAGCTGCAGGAGTCCGGCAAGGTAACCCTCAAGCCGAGTGATCTCGCGCTGCCCGCGGAAGAAGTCGAGAAGCGCAAGGCGGCGGGTGAGCCCTACGTGGTGCGCATGAACGTGCCGGAGTCCGGCACCTGTGTGGTGGAAGACCTGCTGCGCGGCACCATCGAGATTGACTGGGCGCAGGTGGATGCGCAGGTACTGCTCAAGTCCGACGGCATGCCCACCTATCACCTGGCCAACGTGGTGGATGACCACCTGATGGAGATCACTCACGTGCTGCGCGGCGAGGAATGGATCAATTCCGCGCCCAAGCACAAGCTGCTGTACGAATACTTCGGCTGGGAGATGCCGGTTCTCTGCCACCTGCCGCTGCTGCGCAACCCGGACAAGACCAAGCTGTCCAAGCGCAAGAACCCCACCTCCATCCTTTATTACCAGCGCGCCGGCTTTATGCCGGAAGCGCTGCTGAACTACCTCGGCCGCATGGGTTGGTCCATGCCGGACGAGAGCGAGAAGTTCACCCTGGCCGAAATGCTCGCGCATTTCGACATCCAGCGGGTATCCCTCGGCGGCCCGGTATTCGATGTGGAGAAACTGAGCTGGCTGAATGGCCTGTGGATCCGCGAGCTGGAAGACGAGCAGCTGGCCGACCGTCTGCAGCAGTGGCTGCTGAACCGCGAAAACCTGCTCAAAGTGCTGCCCCAGGCCAAGGGCCGCATGGAAACCTTCGGTGACTTCCTGCCGTTGGTCAGCTTCCTTGCTTCTGGCAAGCTGCCGCTCAGCGAAGAGAGCTTTGCTGGCAACAAGCTGGCGCTGGACGACCAGAAGAAGCTCCTGCAATTTACCCTGTGGAGGCTGGAAGCGCTGCGCAGCTGGAGCAAAGACACCATCTTTGCCACCGTCAAAGAGCTGTCTAATCAGATGGATATCAAGCTGAAGGACTTCAACGCGCCCCTGTTTGTGGCCATCAGTGGCACCACCGCCAGTTTCTCGGTGATGGACGCCATGGAACTGCTCGGCCCCGACCTCAGCCGCGCCCGTCTGCGCCAGGCCGTCGAAGTACTGGGCGGCGCTGGCAAGAAGGTGCTGAAGCGCTGGGAAAAAGAGTTCGCGAGCCTCGGCTGA
- a CDS encoding STAS domain-containing protein, with translation MRILAEVRIELGLHKELCRGHKPQIIYLAPGSGQERGAREVTMQSGQIMVGDHQGIYVVKLVGDVRLNLCTSFDSFIDKMFSHSEFRGVVFDMHETQGVDSTTLGLMAKIAFRSAERKGGRPLVLCDDRGLLHLLDSMGFDALMDISSDADNDAYQAEPAPLKCNTPDEQSAREMVLEAHRVLMSMNEQNEATFRDLVHALESEQTAKAAANH, from the coding sequence GTGCGAATCCTCGCAGAGGTGCGGATTGAGCTAGGCTTGCACAAGGAACTGTGCCGCGGTCACAAGCCGCAAATCATCTATCTCGCCCCTGGCTCGGGACAAGAGCGGGGAGCGCGTGAGGTTACTATGCAGTCCGGGCAGATCATGGTTGGCGACCACCAGGGCATCTACGTGGTGAAGCTGGTTGGCGATGTACGCCTCAATTTGTGTACGTCTTTCGATAGTTTTATCGACAAGATGTTTTCCCACAGCGAATTCCGCGGTGTGGTGTTTGATATGCACGAAACCCAGGGGGTCGATAGCACCACACTGGGGCTCATGGCGAAAATTGCGTTCCGCAGTGCCGAGCGCAAGGGCGGCCGGCCGCTGGTGTTGTGTGACGACCGCGGACTGCTGCACCTGCTGGATTCCATGGGATTTGACGCGCTGATGGATATCTCTTCCGATGCCGACAATGACGCCTATCAGGCGGAGCCGGCTCCCCTCAAGTGCAATACACCAGACGAGCAAAGCGCGCGGGAAATGGTGCTGGAAGCGCACCGCGTGTTGATGAGCATGAACGAGCAGAACGAAGCCACGTTCCGTGACCTGGTGCATGCGCTGGAGAGTGAGCAGACCGCGAAGGCGGCTGCAAACCACTAA
- the rfbC gene encoding dTDP-4-dehydrorhamnose 3,5-epimerase has protein sequence MKVLETKIPDVKIIEPKVFGDERGFFLETFRQDFFHRECAERTFVQDNHSKSSQGILRGLHYQTEHTQGKLVRVTSGEVFDVAVDLRKRSPTFGQWVGVLLNEDNKRQLWIPEGFAHGFYVTSEFAEFVYKCTDYYAPQYEHSLRWDDPEIGIEWPLVNGEAPKLSAKDAEGKLLKDAAVFG, from the coding sequence ATGAAAGTACTGGAAACCAAAATCCCCGATGTAAAAATAATCGAGCCAAAGGTCTTCGGCGACGAGCGTGGGTTCTTCCTGGAAACCTTCCGCCAGGACTTCTTCCATCGTGAATGTGCCGAGCGTACCTTTGTGCAGGACAACCACAGCAAATCCAGCCAGGGTATCCTGCGGGGTTTGCACTATCAGACCGAGCACACCCAGGGCAAGCTGGTCCGCGTTACGTCCGGAGAAGTGTTCGATGTGGCCGTAGACCTGCGCAAACGCTCTCCCACCTTCGGCCAGTGGGTCGGTGTGCTGCTGAACGAAGACAACAAACGCCAGCTCTGGATCCCGGAAGGCTTCGCCCACGGTTTTTACGTGACCAGCGAATTCGCCGAGTTCGTCTACAAGTGCACCGATTATTACGCGCCCCAATACGAACACTCATTGCGCTGGGACGACCCGGAAATTGGGATCGAGTGGCCCCTGGTCAATGGTGAGGCCCCCAAGCTTTCCGCCAAGGATGCCGAAGGTAAACTCCTGAAAGACGCTGCCGTCTTTGGTTGA
- the tal gene encoding transaldolase — MNKLEQLKQRSLVVADTGDIEAIRRYQPEDATTNPSLLYKAAQLPQYQQHLKDSIAWAEQKGGDVIALAAMKLAVAIGHEILQIVPGVVSTEVDARLSFDTTASIEYARQLVAMYEQAGIDRKRVLIKLASTWEGISAASVLEREGIHCNLTLLFSQCQAVACAEAGVTLISPFVGRILDWYKASTGRDDYTAKDDPGVLSVASIYEYYKAREYPTIVMGASFRNTGEIEALAGCDKLTISPQLLQELQDDNGTLADGLNSDIPNQARPAAPMREAEFRYQLNADAMATEKLAEGIRNFVADQLKLEELLQAAR; from the coding sequence ATGAACAAACTGGAGCAACTCAAACAGCGCAGCCTGGTGGTCGCCGATACCGGGGACATCGAAGCCATTCGCCGCTATCAGCCGGAAGATGCCACCACCAACCCATCACTGCTGTACAAGGCCGCTCAGCTCCCCCAGTACCAGCAACACCTGAAGGACTCCATCGCCTGGGCGGAACAGAAAGGCGGCGACGTGATCGCTCTCGCCGCGATGAAACTGGCGGTGGCCATCGGTCATGAGATTTTGCAAATTGTTCCCGGAGTGGTATCCACCGAAGTAGACGCGCGGCTGTCATTCGACACCACCGCCAGCATTGAATACGCACGCCAGCTGGTCGCCATGTACGAGCAGGCCGGTATCGACCGCAAGCGGGTTCTGATCAAGCTCGCCTCGACCTGGGAGGGCATCAGCGCGGCCTCGGTACTGGAGCGCGAGGGCATCCACTGCAACCTGACGCTGCTGTTCAGCCAGTGCCAGGCGGTAGCCTGCGCCGAAGCCGGCGTCACCCTGATCTCCCCGTTTGTGGGCCGTATCCTCGACTGGTACAAGGCCAGCACCGGTCGGGATGACTACACTGCGAAAGACGACCCCGGCGTGCTCTCCGTGGCCAGCATTTACGAGTACTACAAGGCCCGCGAGTACCCCACCATCGTGATGGGCGCCAGCTTCCGCAACACCGGCGAGATCGAGGCCCTGGCGGGCTGTGACAAGCTCACCATCAGCCCGCAGCTGCTGCAGGAACTGCAGGATGACAACGGCACCCTCGCCGATGGCCTCAATAGCGACATTCCCAACCAGGCGCGCCCTGCCGCCCCCATGCGGGAGGCGGAATTCCGCTACCAGCTGAATGCGGACGCGATGGCTACGGAGAAGCTGGCAGAGGGTATCCGCAATTTTGTCGCGGATCAGTTGAAGCTCGAGGAATTGTTACAAGCCGCGCGCTAA
- a CDS encoding TerB family tellurite resistance protein, translating into MLQQIRKLFDQIGRGESVEVRTEKDVRMISAALMAEIATADQKVDEREHAALVRLLREHYQLDEDTARSMVEQALADRNEATSLYEFTQTVNDNFSERDKYLLIKQMWEVAFADGEIDAFEEHLIRRVAELIYLPHGLFTRARAEARDRDIES; encoded by the coding sequence ATGTTGCAGCAGATTCGCAAACTGTTCGACCAGATCGGCCGCGGAGAGAGTGTGGAGGTGCGCACCGAAAAAGACGTGCGCATGATCAGCGCTGCACTGATGGCGGAGATCGCTACCGCCGACCAGAAGGTGGATGAGCGCGAGCACGCTGCACTGGTGCGCCTGTTGCGGGAGCATTACCAGCTCGATGAGGACACCGCCCGCAGCATGGTGGAACAGGCCCTGGCAGATCGCAATGAAGCCACCTCACTGTATGAGTTCACGCAGACCGTGAACGACAACTTCAGTGAGCGGGACAAATATTTGCTGATCAAGCAGATGTGGGAAGTGGCCTTTGCGGATGGGGAGATCGACGCCTTTGAGGAGCACCTGATCCGGCGCGTGGCGGAACTGATCTACCTGCCCCATGGCCTGTTTACCCGCGCCCGCGCCGAGGCTCGCGACCGGGATATTGAATCCTGA